A stretch of the Musa acuminata AAA Group cultivar baxijiao chromosome BXJ2-7, Cavendish_Baxijiao_AAA, whole genome shotgun sequence genome encodes the following:
- the LOC135582873 gene encoding uncharacterized membrane protein At1g16860-like, translating into MGSRFPSHQLSNGLYVSGRPEQPKEKPPTMSSIAMPYTGGDIKKSGELGKMFDLHMEKSRKSGPLPGAPLRNGSFGGAAPHSGPVMPNASGRSSYSGSLSSAVPVSNSSVNRQKSNSGPLKHGDSIKKSSGPQSGGINPMARQNSGPLPPPLPATGLITSGPINSGTLHSSSVPHKVSGPLNSIGSVKLHNTTVVHNQAVTNLGQEEDYSFKGSLPKPILWSVVLLFVMGFIAGGFILGAVHNAVLLIVVVIIFGAVSSLFIWNTCFGRRAIIGFISQYPDAELKTAKDGQYVKVTGVVTCGNFPLESSYSKVPRCVYTSTSLYEYRGWDSKAANSKHRHFTWGLRSMERNVVDFYISDFQSGLRALVKAGYGAQVTPYVDESIVFDINPDNKGFSPEFLRWLRKRNLSSDDRVMRLKEGYIKEGSTVSVMGIVRRNDNVLMIVPPSEPFSTGCQWAKCILPANLEGIVLRCEDTSKIDVIPV; encoded by the exons ATGGGTTCAAGATTCCCATCGCATCAGCTCAGCAATGGCCTGTATGTTTCGGGTAGGCCAGAACAGCCAAAAGAGAAGCCTCCAACAATGAGCTCAATTGCCATGCCATATACAGGTGGAGATATTAAAAAATCAGGTGAACTTGGTAAGATGTTTGATCTTCACATGGAGAAGTCTAGAAAATCTGGACCTCTCCCCGGTGCTCCCTTAAGAAATGGATCGTTTGGAGGTGCAGCTCCTCACTCAGGACCGGTCATGCCTAATGCCTCTGGTCGTTCTAGCTATTCTGGTTCCCTCTCTTCTGCAGTTCCTGTTTCTAATTCTTCAGTAAACAGACAAAAGTCTAATTCTGGACCACTTAAGCATGGGGATTCAATTAAAAAGTCATCTGGTCCTCAATCTGGAGGTATAAACCCAATGGCTCGCCAGAACTCTGGCCCTCTCCCACCACCACTCCCAGCTACAGGACTCATCACATCTGGCCCGATTAATTCCGGAACACTTCACTCGAGCAGTGTACCTCATAAAGTATCTGGTCCACTGAATTCAATTGGATCAGTGAAGCTACATAACACCACTGTTGTTCATAATCAGGCTGTCACTAATCTTGGTCAAGAGGAGGATTATTCATTCAAGGGGAGCTTGCCCAAGCCAATATTGTGGTCTGTAGTTTTGCTGTTTGTGATGGGGTTCATAGCAGGGGGCTTCATTCTAGGAGCTGTTCACAATGCCGTTCTTCTCATAGTTGTTGTGATTATTTTTGGAGCTGTTTCTTCACTTTTCATTTGGAACACTTGCTTTGGAAGGAGAGCAATCATAGGATTCATTTCTCAATATCCTGATGCCGAGTTGAAAACAGCAAAAGATGGGCAATATGTCAAGGTTACTGGG GTTGTCACATGCGGAAATTTTCCCCTTGAGTCATCATACAGTAAAGTTCCTAGATGTGTCTACACATCTACTAGTTTATATGAATACAGGGGCTGGGACTCCAAAGCTGCCAATTCGAAGCATCGCCACTTTACTTGGGGATTGAGATCAATGGAG AGGAATGTGGTTGACTTTTATATCTCTGACTTCCAATCGGGCTTGAGAGCTTTGGTTAAAGCTGGCTATGGTGCTCAGGtgaccccatatgttgatgagtcTATTGTTTTTGACATCAACCCGGACAACAAGGGCTTTTCGCCTGAATTTCTAAGGTGGTTACGCAAAAGGAATCTATCCAGTGATGATCGTGTTATGCGCTTGAAAGAAGG CTACATCAAAGAGGGCAGCACTGTTAGTGTAATGGGGATTGTCAGAAGGAATGACAATGTCTTGATGATAGTACCACCTTCGGAGCCCTTCTCAACAGGATGCCAATGGGCAAAGTGCATTCTCCCAGCGAACCTTGAAGGAATCGTATTGAGATGTGAGGACACTTCAAAAATCGACGTCATACCAGTATAA
- the LOC135617378 gene encoding B-box zinc finger protein 32-like: MKQRPPCELCGCEAVVFCDPDAAFLCWACDASVHGANFLVARHVRLVACLACDSLDAARRVSGAAPCRVRDFCASCDPDSVSPPSPSRSAGSSSSSSCLSTSESTAARRGVKTAAPRRTAARRQRGGADERVEGVLLGWSRRMGLRNQRRCVEAAARVVGACQRATSALPLRVALSAALWFAIKLCEDEAVPEKGGAAALRRLEACSGVPARLILAVESRIARLAERARVAEEGWAECP; this comes from the coding sequence ATGAAGCAGCGACCGCCCTGCGAGCTCTGCGGCTGCGAGGCAGTGGTCTTCTGCGACCCGGACGCGGCCTTCCTCTGCTGGGCCTGCGACGCGTCCGTCCACGGCGCCAACTTCCTCGTGGCCCGCCACGTCCGCTTGGTCGCCTGCCTCGCCTGCGACTCTCTCGACGCCGCCCGCCGCGTTTCCGGAGCCGCCCCGTGCCGGGTCCGCGACTTCTGCGCTTCCTGTGACCCTGACTCTGtttctcctccctctccttcccGCTCCGCCGGCTCCTCGTCCTCCAGCTCTTGCCTCTCCACCTCCGAGTCCACGGCGGCGCGTCGGGGGGTGAAAACCGCCGCTCCACGGCGAACGGCAGCGAGACGGCAGCGTGGGGGGGCGGACGAGAGGGTGGAGGGCGTCCTGCTCGGCTGGAGCCGGAGGATGGGGCTACGTAACCAGCGGCGGTGCGTGGAAGCGGCGGCGCGGGTGGTTGGCGCGTGCCAGCGGGCGACATCGGCCCTGCCACTCCGGGTGGCCCTCTCAGCCGCGTTGTGGTTCGCCATCAAGCTCTGCGAGGACGAGGCGGTGCCGGAGAAAGGCGGCGCAGCGGCTCTCCGGCGGCTGGAGGCGTGCTCCGGTGTGCCCGCGAGGCTAATCCTTGCGGTCGAGTCGCGGATCGCTCGGCTCGCCGAGCGCGCCCGTGTCGCGGAGGAGGGCTGGGCCGAGTGCCCGTAG